Proteins from a genomic interval of Brachybacterium vulturis:
- a CDS encoding DUF3145 domain-containing protein: protein MTQGVLYIHSAPRALTPHIEWAASGVLGAPARIRWEDQPVSRGLQRAEMTWRGREDTGALLVSALRGMHEVRFEVTQESTSAVDGARWSCTPELGIHHAATDHAGNIVLTEDHVRTCLERAGDDPVALRRELGIALGGPWDEDLEIYRHAGEGVPMRWLHRVS, encoded by the coding sequence ATGACCCAGGGCGTTCTGTACATCCACTCCGCTCCGCGGGCCCTCACACCGCACATCGAATGGGCCGCCAGCGGAGTCCTCGGCGCGCCCGCACGCATCCGCTGGGAGGACCAGCCGGTCAGTCGCGGGCTGCAGCGGGCGGAGATGACCTGGCGCGGACGCGAGGACACCGGCGCGCTCCTGGTCAGCGCCCTGCGCGGCATGCACGAGGTCCGCTTCGAGGTCACCCAGGAATCAACCTCCGCGGTAGACGGCGCGCGCTGGAGCTGCACGCCGGAGCTCGGCATCCACCACGCGGCGACGGACCACGCCGGCAACATCGTGCTCACCGAGGACCATGTGCGCACCTGCCTGGAACGGGCCGGCGACGATCCGGTGGCGCTGCGCCGCGAGCTCGGCATCGCCCTGGGCGGTCCCTGGGACGAGGACCTCGAGATCTACCGTCACGCCGGCGAGGGCGTGCCGATGCGCTGGCTGCACCGCGTCAGCTGA
- a CDS encoding LacI family DNA-binding transcriptional regulator has translation MMTTSKQPRQSGSGRGQRVTIADIARRAGVTPAAVSLAVNGRSGVSDATRERIMAIAAELRWEPSPAARALAGAPVLTVGMVLARPAEVLGTEAFFGAFVAGLQEVLSRRDYSLQMKIVETTDAEIETYRRWFAQRRVDGVVVVDLRQDDPRIPALEDLGLPALVVGGPGHHGSLPSVYVDDAHATRLLVDHLAGLGHRRLARVAGNEDFLHTLLRDRAFTERCAELGIDAITQDAGFGTRGAEVATAALLARREPPTAIVFDSDEMALAGTHVLEEAGSRIPEDVAVASYEDSALTRTHRPPITAIGRSAIEYGRVAATRLLEVIGASRNRRGSSAESVQESRAIEPVLVVRDSTRPEGAAPAPAVPEASDAGLPSS, from the coding sequence ATGATGACCACCAGCAAGCAGCCGCGGCAGTCGGGCAGCGGCCGGGGCCAGCGCGTCACGATCGCGGACATCGCCCGTCGCGCCGGGGTCACCCCGGCGGCCGTCTCCCTCGCCGTGAACGGCAGGTCCGGAGTCTCGGACGCGACCCGGGAGCGGATCATGGCCATCGCTGCGGAGCTGCGGTGGGAGCCCTCGCCCGCCGCCCGCGCCCTCGCCGGGGCCCCGGTGCTCACGGTCGGCATGGTGCTGGCCAGGCCGGCGGAGGTGCTCGGCACCGAGGCGTTCTTCGGCGCCTTCGTCGCCGGGCTGCAGGAGGTCCTCAGCCGCCGCGACTACTCGCTCCAGATGAAGATCGTCGAGACCACCGACGCGGAGATCGAGACCTACCGCCGCTGGTTCGCGCAGCGCCGGGTCGACGGCGTGGTGGTCGTGGATCTGCGGCAGGACGATCCCCGCATCCCGGCGCTCGAGGACCTCGGGCTGCCCGCACTCGTCGTCGGCGGCCCTGGCCACCACGGCTCCCTGCCCTCCGTCTACGTCGACGACGCCCACGCCACCCGTCTGCTGGTGGATCATCTGGCGGGACTCGGCCACCGTCGTCTCGCACGCGTGGCGGGCAACGAGGACTTCCTCCACACCCTGCTGCGTGATCGTGCATTCACCGAGCGCTGCGCCGAGCTCGGCATCGACGCGATCACGCAGGACGCCGGCTTCGGCACGCGCGGTGCCGAGGTCGCCACCGCCGCACTGCTGGCCCGCCGGGAGCCTCCCACCGCGATCGTCTTCGACAGCGACGAGATGGCACTGGCCGGAACCCATGTGCTGGAGGAGGCCGGGTCCCGGATCCCCGAGGACGTCGCGGTCGCGAGCTACGAGGACTCGGCGCTGACCCGCACCCACCGCCCTCCGATCACCGCCATCGGCCGCTCGGCCATCGAGTACGGCCGGGTCGCCGCGACCCGCCTGCTCGAGGTGATCGGGGCGAGCCGGAACCGGCGCGGCTCCTCTGCGGAGTCGGTCCAGGAGTCCCGGGCGATCGAGCCCGTGCTGGTGGTGCGCGACTCCACGCGGCCCGAGGGGGCGGCGCCCGCACCGGCGGTCCCTGAGGCCTCCGACGCGGGGTTACCTTCGTCATAG
- a CDS encoding transposase, producing the protein MAADVLPTKRCEGGRVINAVVLVATGVNGDGHREFPGMHVATFEMGAAWCRLVADQVGRGRGGVRLVRSDVHAGVVEVFAAHNPLGPWRNAPTSTAATGNGPAAPRLRHR; encoded by the coding sequence GTGGCCGCGGACGTGCTGCCGACGAAGCGCTGCGAGGGCGGACGGGTGATCAACGCCGTTGTCCTGGTCGCGACCGGCGTCAACGGCGACGGGCATCGCGAATTCCCCGGCATGCACGTCGCCACCTTCGAGATGGGCGCAGCCTGGTGCAGGCTCGTCGCTGACCAGGTCGGCCGCGGGCGTGGTGGAGTCCGTCTGGTCAGGTCCGACGTGCACGCCGGGGTGGTCGAGGTGTTTGCCGCGCACAACCCCCTGGGCCCATGGCGAAACGCGCCGACATCGACCGCCGCTACCGGGAATGGACCCGCCGCACCCCGCCTTCGCCATCGCTGA
- a CDS encoding OsmC family protein produces MHTVPDDRFELPGNFGPGSVWADRTGERTLKGCNQRGVEIPIGHGEGEISPGELLKLALIGCAGMSSDANLSRRLGEDHDMRLWAHGTSDDEQNRYLTIAEEVQLPLEGLTAQEIAAVVTVFGRAVAAGCTVERTVAGGAEVTHRVLGTEEPDTPQTGQA; encoded by the coding sequence ATGCACACCGTCCCCGATGATCGCTTCGAGCTCCCGGGGAACTTCGGTCCCGGCAGCGTTTGGGCGGACCGCACCGGAGAACGCACGCTGAAGGGCTGCAACCAGCGCGGCGTCGAGATCCCGATCGGGCACGGCGAGGGGGAGATCAGCCCCGGAGAGCTGCTGAAGCTCGCCCTGATCGGCTGCGCCGGCATGAGCAGCGACGCGAACCTCTCCCGCCGCCTCGGCGAGGACCACGACATGCGGCTGTGGGCGCACGGCACCTCCGACGACGAGCAGAACCGCTACCTCACGATCGCCGAGGAGGTGCAGCTCCCGCTCGAGGGGCTCACCGCGCAGGAGATCGCCGCCGTGGTGACGGTCTTCGGGCGCGCGGTCGCCGCCGGCTGCACGGTCGAGCGCACCGTCGCGGGCGGCGCGGAGGTCACCCACCGCGTCCTCGGCACCGAGGAGCCCGACACCCCGCAGACGGGACAGGCATGA
- a CDS encoding glycoside hydrolase 5 family protein — MMSASPHTPTGTAPVRFGVNYTPRQGWFHSWLDLDLDAVGEDLTAVASLGADHIRLFPLWPLLQPNRTLIRPRALDDVRAVVDIAAQLGMDVVVDAIQGHLSSFDFVPSWLATWHRRNMFTDPEVVTATAQLVRALAQRLADAPNLLGLSLGNEVNQFSASNHPDPDGLTVPEAEAWTRTLLDAARDGAPQGMHTVANYDAAWFMDDHAFTPDQSAQLGDATVVHSWIFDGTGQRYGARSHEVAHRTEYYLELARAFSPAPERPLWLQEVGAPRSILEETDVPWFVRSTVENSLQCPELWGITWWCSHDVSRSLADFPPLEHTLGLFDEDGRLKNSGAAFRDAIAAAREQPAPAPRGRAIDLPVGPDPLLLRSAAAPGGSVFEQWMEASRAGERPTLRVVRELADVTAGDTRTGGAAATRVSL; from the coding sequence ATGATGTCTGCCTCCCCGCATACCCCGACCGGCACCGCTCCGGTGCGTTTCGGTGTGAACTACACTCCGCGGCAGGGATGGTTCCATTCCTGGCTCGACCTGGACCTGGACGCCGTCGGAGAGGACCTGACCGCCGTCGCGTCCCTCGGCGCCGATCATATCCGTCTGTTCCCGCTGTGGCCGCTGCTCCAGCCCAACCGCACCCTGATCCGCCCCCGCGCCCTCGATGACGTGCGCGCCGTGGTCGACATCGCCGCGCAGCTCGGGATGGACGTCGTGGTCGACGCGATCCAGGGACATCTCTCGAGCTTCGACTTCGTCCCCAGCTGGTTGGCGACCTGGCACCGCCGCAACATGTTCACCGACCCCGAGGTGGTGACGGCCACCGCCCAGCTGGTGCGCGCCCTCGCGCAGCGGCTGGCCGACGCCCCGAACCTGCTGGGCCTCTCCCTGGGCAACGAGGTCAACCAGTTCTCCGCCTCCAACCATCCCGACCCCGACGGCCTCACGGTCCCGGAGGCGGAGGCCTGGACGCGGACGCTCCTGGACGCCGCCCGCGACGGTGCCCCTCAGGGGATGCACACCGTGGCCAACTACGACGCCGCCTGGTTCATGGACGACCACGCCTTCACCCCGGACCAGTCCGCACAGCTCGGCGACGCGACCGTGGTCCATTCCTGGATCTTCGACGGCACCGGCCAGCGCTACGGCGCCCGCTCCCACGAGGTCGCCCATCGCACCGAGTACTACCTCGAGCTGGCTCGTGCCTTCTCCCCCGCGCCGGAGCGTCCGCTCTGGCTCCAGGAGGTCGGCGCCCCCCGCAGCATCCTCGAGGAGACGGACGTCCCGTGGTTCGTGCGCAGCACCGTCGAGAACTCGCTGCAGTGCCCTGAGCTCTGGGGCATCACCTGGTGGTGCTCGCACGACGTCTCCCGCTCGTTGGCGGACTTCCCGCCGCTCGAGCACACCCTGGGCCTGTTCGACGAGGACGGCCGGCTCAAGAACTCCGGCGCCGCCTTCCGGGACGCCATCGCCGCGGCTCGCGAGCAGCCTGCCCCGGCTCCCCGGGGACGTGCGATCGACCTGCCCGTCGGCCCGGACCCGCTGCTGCTGCGCAGCGCGGCAGCGCCCGGCGGCTCGGTCTTCGAGCAGTGGATGGAGGCCTCGCGCGCCGGGGAGCGGCCCACCCTCCGTGTGGTCCGCGAGCTGGCCGACGTCACCGCCGGTGACACCCGCACCGGCGGGGCGGCAGCGACGCGCGTCAGCCTCTGA
- a CDS encoding CHAD domain-containing protein gives MSHEDALTAYVHEHAERAAQGLLRIERAGEDELERELTVEAVHETRTSLRRLRATLRTFPESFAHAPVAATTTDRDLRFVARTLSELRDTDVLAQDLLAQVEALPASLVLGPVREELADALAQRRRTAVAHVAARHGRARWRGAVDQLGSWQQDPPRLVEREPLRLLEGVRDEVRARLRSADGEPHALHSARKAAKRWRYAAELLLPVEPGAAAHYDAATTVHVQLGLMQDAVVATGFLLEHAHAGGARGHNAFTTGLLHQRAQQRIQDIAAQAPHLL, from the coding sequence ATGTCTCACGAGGATGCACTGACCGCTTACGTCCATGAGCACGCCGAGCGCGCGGCCCAGGGGCTGCTGCGCATCGAGCGCGCCGGTGAGGACGAACTGGAGCGGGAGCTGACGGTCGAGGCCGTGCACGAGACCCGCACCTCGCTGCGCCGCCTGCGGGCGACCCTGCGCACGTTCCCGGAGTCCTTCGCGCACGCCCCCGTCGCCGCCACCACGACCGACCGCGACCTGCGGTTCGTCGCCCGCACCCTCAGCGAGCTGCGCGACACCGACGTGCTCGCTCAGGATCTGCTCGCGCAGGTCGAGGCCCTGCCCGCCTCGCTGGTCCTCGGCCCGGTCCGGGAGGAGCTCGCCGACGCGCTCGCCCAGCGACGTCGGACCGCGGTCGCCCACGTCGCCGCACGCCATGGCAGAGCGCGCTGGCGCGGTGCCGTGGACCAGCTCGGGTCGTGGCAGCAGGATCCGCCGCGCCTCGTCGAGCGGGAGCCGCTGCGCCTGCTCGAGGGCGTACGGGACGAGGTCCGCGCACGGCTCCGGTCGGCGGACGGCGAGCCGCACGCCCTGCACTCGGCCCGCAAGGCCGCCAAACGCTGGCGCTATGCCGCGGAGCTCCTGCTCCCGGTGGAACCGGGCGCCGCCGCGCACTACGACGCTGCGACGACGGTCCACGTCCAGCTCGGGTTGATGCAGGACGCGGTGGTGGCCACGGGATTCCTGCTCGAGCATGCGCACGCCGGCGGAGCCCGCGGTCACAACGCGTTCACGACCGGGCTGCTCCACCAGCGCGCCCAGCAGCGGATCCAGGACATCGCCGCACAGGCTCCGCATCTGCTCTGA
- a CDS encoding class I SAM-dependent methyltransferase: MNEPGAGAEWDAYLAGFHADRPGITERLLSHSLDARGTTPYDWVADAVGGSGLVVDVACGSAPLWSPRLAGRYLGVDLSSAELDLARHRGAHRITQGSAHALPVQTGIAATVVCSMALMILPDLSAVLGEVRRALRPGGVFVAIVPTTPTGLGDLVFGAGLVRAARGPLSYRNDPLLRRPRRLFAENGLAVREDIRRTYRCELSADRAAEAAASFYLRGP; this comes from the coding sequence ATGAATGAGCCAGGCGCAGGCGCGGAGTGGGACGCCTACCTCGCCGGTTTCCATGCGGACCGCCCGGGCATCACAGAACGCCTCCTCTCCCACAGCCTCGACGCCCGTGGCACCACGCCGTACGACTGGGTGGCCGACGCTGTCGGTGGCAGCGGGCTCGTCGTCGATGTCGCCTGCGGGAGCGCGCCGCTCTGGAGCCCGCGCCTCGCGGGTCGATACCTCGGCGTGGATCTCTCCAGCGCCGAACTCGACCTCGCTCGGCACCGTGGTGCACACCGGATCACCCAGGGATCTGCACACGCACTGCCGGTGCAGACGGGCATCGCCGCCACGGTCGTCTGCTCGATGGCGCTCATGATCCTGCCCGATCTCTCCGCCGTGCTCGGAGAGGTCCGCCGCGCCCTCCGCCCCGGCGGGGTCTTCGTCGCGATCGTCCCGACGACACCGACCGGGCTCGGTGATCTCGTCTTCGGAGCCGGGCTGGTCCGCGCCGCACGCGGACCTCTCAGCTACCGCAACGACCCGCTGCTGCGGCGGCCTCGTCGCCTGTTCGCCGAGAACGGCCTTGCGGTGAGGGAGGACATCCGCCGCACGTATCGGTGCGAGCTCAGCGCCGATCGCGCAGCCGAGGCAGCCGCATCGTTCTATCTGCGCGGACCTTAG
- a CDS encoding dihydrolipoyl dehydrogenase family protein, which translates to MEPDEKPWELVVVGAGSAGLTAARTARLLGAEVLLIERHRWGGDCLWTGCVPSKSLIAQARRAPPARRRSAGVLEAHDVFTGIDSARESIAPDDSPEALRGIGVRTLQGEAMFTGDQSMIVGGRSVEFTRAIVATGSRPSVPGIPGLAEVDPLTSDTIWELRELPERMVVVGGGAIACELGQALARLGVQVTIILRGPDILPGEIPEARELVRSALEVDGVRVLTGRCVVRFHRDASQECAALLDDGTRVDADRVLVATGRRAGVDQLGLIATGVETDDCGWISCDPTLRTDNPSIWAAGDVTWLPKHAHVAGVSGAVAARNALLGTRRTMHDAGAPRVLFTAPEIASVGTQEPTGRDRVATVRHVHVDRAVAEDDTAGFTRIIVDRRGRILGGTIVGPRAGETLGELTLAVDQGITVQRLTSVMHSYPTYSDGLWNAAIQESQRRLREGMAGRLASLMRRRASWRARRGVKRR; encoded by the coding sequence ATGGAGCCTGATGAGAAGCCTTGGGAGCTGGTCGTCGTCGGTGCCGGCAGCGCCGGGTTGACCGCTGCGAGGACCGCACGGCTGCTCGGCGCAGAGGTGCTGCTGATCGAGCGGCACCGCTGGGGCGGCGATTGCCTGTGGACGGGGTGCGTGCCGTCCAAGTCGCTCATCGCCCAGGCGCGCCGGGCGCCACCTGCCCGCCGTCGGAGCGCTGGAGTTCTCGAGGCTCACGACGTGTTCACCGGCATCGACAGCGCGAGGGAGAGCATCGCGCCGGATGATTCTCCCGAGGCCCTGCGGGGCATCGGCGTGAGGACGCTGCAGGGCGAGGCGATGTTCACCGGGGACCAATCCATGATCGTCGGCGGGCGTTCGGTCGAGTTCACCCGCGCCATCGTCGCGACCGGATCGCGTCCGAGCGTGCCCGGGATCCCGGGCCTGGCCGAGGTGGACCCACTGACCAGCGACACGATCTGGGAGCTCCGTGAGCTTCCCGAACGGATGGTCGTCGTCGGGGGCGGTGCGATCGCCTGTGAGCTCGGGCAGGCGCTGGCCCGCCTCGGCGTGCAGGTCACGATCATCCTCCGTGGCCCAGACATCCTCCCGGGCGAGATCCCTGAGGCTCGGGAGCTCGTGCGCTCGGCTCTCGAGGTCGACGGGGTCCGCGTCCTCACCGGCCGCTGCGTGGTCCGGTTCCATCGCGACGCGAGCCAGGAGTGTGCGGCGCTGCTCGACGACGGCACCCGCGTGGACGCCGACCGGGTCCTCGTCGCGACCGGGCGACGAGCCGGCGTGGATCAGCTCGGGCTGATCGCCACCGGCGTGGAGACCGATGACTGCGGCTGGATCTCCTGCGATCCCACCCTGCGCACGGACAACCCGTCCATCTGGGCCGCAGGTGATGTGACCTGGCTCCCGAAGCACGCCCATGTGGCCGGCGTCAGCGGCGCCGTCGCGGCGCGCAACGCACTGCTCGGGACCCGCAGGACGATGCACGACGCAGGAGCGCCCCGAGTGCTGTTCACGGCACCGGAGATCGCGTCCGTCGGCACGCAGGAGCCGACGGGCCGTGACCGCGTCGCCACCGTGCGACACGTGCACGTGGACCGTGCCGTCGCGGAGGACGACACAGCAGGCTTCACCCGGATCATCGTCGACCGGCGCGGTCGGATCCTCGGCGGCACGATCGTCGGCCCGCGAGCGGGCGAGACCCTCGGCGAACTGACCCTGGCCGTGGACCAGGGCATCACCGTCCAGCGTCTGACGTCCGTCATGCATTCGTACCCGACCTACAGCGACGGGCTCTGGAACGCTGCGATCCAGGAGTCGCAGCGTCGGCTCCGAGAAGGCATGGCCGGCCGTCTCGCCTCGCTGATGCGCCGCCGTGCCTCATGGCGCGCCCGGCGGGGCGTGAAGCGCAGATGA
- a CDS encoding OsmC family protein, whose translation MAPAAGTSIVDVMTITASIQSAVPEITVEDRAARLTDAGNAWAERIDANRSNAHLNYAVEGIGAGSVATTVRAGKHSFVVDEPAVLAGDDIGSSPVEYALGALVGCQVVVYRLYAQQLGIPFDDIVIRAEADLDAARLFGADESVRAGFSEVRLDIEISGPETNERYDELREAVDAHCPVLDIFQNPTPVKTTVIRA comes from the coding sequence TTGGCGCCCGCAGCAGGCACTTCTATCGTCGACGTCATGACGATCACCGCAAGCATCCAGTCCGCCGTCCCCGAGATCACCGTCGAGGATCGCGCCGCCCGGCTCACGGACGCCGGAAACGCGTGGGCCGAGCGTATCGATGCCAATCGCTCGAACGCCCATCTGAACTACGCGGTCGAAGGAATCGGCGCCGGTTCAGTCGCGACGACAGTGCGTGCCGGCAAGCACTCCTTCGTCGTCGACGAGCCTGCGGTGCTGGCCGGCGATGACATCGGGAGCAGCCCGGTCGAATACGCCCTGGGCGCTTTGGTCGGCTGCCAGGTCGTCGTCTATCGCCTCTACGCGCAGCAGCTCGGAATTCCCTTCGACGACATCGTCATCAGGGCCGAGGCCGATCTGGACGCGGCGCGACTGTTCGGCGCCGACGAGTCCGTGCGCGCCGGGTTCTCCGAGGTGCGGCTCGACATCGAGATCTCCGGACCGGAGACGAACGAGCGCTATGACGAGCTGCGCGAAGCCGTCGATGCCCATTGCCCGGTGCTCGACATCTTCCAGAATCCGACCCCGGTCAAGACCACCGTCATCCGCGCCTGA
- the def gene encoding peptide deformylase, which produces MTVRPIRIVGDPVLRTPCDPIRTITDGTRALVQDLLDTVDDEGRAGVAANQIGISLRAFSWNLGEEGGLGCILNPVIVELSEELQHDDEGCLSVPELFFPRTRSAYARCVGMDVEGQEIELAGEGLVARLIQHEVGHLDGVLYIDGLERSVKKRALRQIRETL; this is translated from the coding sequence ATGACCGTCCGCCCCATCCGCATCGTCGGCGATCCGGTGCTGCGCACCCCCTGCGATCCGATCAGGACGATCACCGATGGCACCCGTGCCCTGGTGCAGGACCTGCTGGACACCGTCGACGACGAGGGCCGCGCGGGCGTGGCCGCCAACCAGATCGGGATCAGCCTGCGCGCCTTCTCCTGGAACCTCGGGGAGGAGGGCGGCCTGGGCTGCATCCTCAATCCCGTGATCGTCGAGCTCTCCGAGGAGCTGCAGCACGACGACGAGGGCTGCCTCTCCGTGCCCGAGCTGTTCTTCCCGCGCACCCGTTCCGCCTACGCACGCTGCGTGGGCATGGACGTCGAGGGGCAGGAGATCGAACTGGCGGGGGAGGGCCTCGTGGCGCGGCTCATCCAGCACGAGGTCGGGCACCTCGACGGGGTCCTCTACATCGACGGCCTCGAACGCTCCGTGAAGAAGCGCGCATTGCGCCAGATCAGGGAGACCCTCTAA
- the dnaG gene encoding DNA primase, with protein sequence MAQGLIRRADVDSVRERARLDEVVSEHVTLRTAGIGSMKGLCPFHDEKTPSFNIRPQLGHWHCFGCGEGGDVISFVQKVNHLSFVEAVEMLAARYGVQLQYEDTGEGRGDRPDFGTRRRLLDAHAIAEEYYREQLGTPAAEVGRRFLTERGFDQEAAAHFGVGFAPEGWESLTGVLRGRGFTEAELTASGLVSQGQRGVYDRFRGRLVWPIRDITGNTIGFGARRLLESDKGPKYLNTPETAIYHKSSVLYGLDIARKEISSQHRVVVVEGYTDVMAAHLAGVTTAVASCGTAFGPEHVKIVRRVMGDSNPSAGLRLNTDGRGLAGEVIFTFDGDAAGQKAALRAFEEDQRFVAQTYVAVEASGMDPCELRIQQGDQAVRELIETRRPLFEFAIRTAISQVDLDTVEGQVTALRMAAPVVARIRDRAMRPEYARRLSGWLGMDEGTVLRAVHDAARSEGRAAQRTEPQRPAPETPAAGAAGEEPAIPAARLADVVSPRDPVGQVETQSLAVMLQAPRLLEAEKVATLPDDAFHVSALQGVWDVMLAAGTLLDAVEGQLHAARYLEQVLEIAGETVRPLIVEIANLDLPARDEDGLRRLAHSLLDRLAELSLTREYSVLKQRLQRTDPSDAERHQEIMARLAQVQGRRRALRALQD encoded by the coding sequence GTGGCCCAGGGACTGATCCGTCGCGCCGACGTGGACTCCGTGCGCGAACGCGCGAGGCTCGACGAGGTGGTCTCCGAGCACGTCACGCTGCGCACCGCCGGGATCGGTTCGATGAAGGGCCTGTGCCCCTTCCACGACGAGAAGACCCCCTCCTTCAACATCCGCCCGCAGCTGGGCCACTGGCACTGCTTCGGCTGCGGCGAGGGCGGGGACGTGATCTCCTTCGTCCAGAAGGTCAACCACCTCAGCTTCGTCGAAGCGGTCGAGATGCTGGCCGCCCGCTACGGCGTCCAGCTGCAGTACGAGGATACCGGCGAGGGCCGCGGCGACCGTCCTGACTTCGGCACCCGGCGCCGGCTGCTGGACGCGCACGCGATCGCCGAGGAGTACTACCGCGAGCAGCTGGGCACCCCGGCCGCCGAGGTGGGGCGCCGATTCCTCACCGAGCGCGGCTTCGACCAGGAGGCCGCCGCCCACTTCGGGGTCGGGTTCGCGCCCGAGGGCTGGGAGTCGCTGACCGGAGTGCTGCGGGGACGCGGCTTCACCGAGGCGGAGCTGACCGCCAGCGGGCTCGTCTCCCAGGGCCAGCGCGGGGTCTACGACCGCTTCCGGGGCCGTCTGGTCTGGCCGATCCGCGACATCACCGGCAACACCATCGGCTTCGGCGCGCGCCGCCTGTTGGAGTCCGACAAGGGTCCCAAGTACCTCAACACCCCCGAGACCGCGATCTACCACAAGTCCAGCGTGCTGTACGGCCTGGACATCGCCCGCAAGGAGATCTCCTCCCAGCACCGGGTGGTGGTGGTCGAGGGCTACACCGACGTGATGGCCGCCCATCTGGCCGGGGTCACCACCGCGGTCGCGTCCTGCGGCACCGCCTTCGGCCCCGAGCACGTGAAGATCGTGCGCCGGGTGATGGGGGACTCGAACCCCTCGGCCGGACTGCGGCTGAACACGGACGGCCGAGGACTGGCCGGCGAGGTGATCTTCACCTTCGACGGCGACGCCGCCGGGCAGAAGGCCGCGCTGCGCGCCTTCGAGGAGGACCAGCGCTTCGTCGCCCAGACCTACGTCGCGGTCGAGGCCAGCGGCATGGACCCCTGCGAGCTGCGGATCCAGCAGGGCGACCAGGCGGTGCGGGAACTGATCGAGACCCGTCGGCCGCTGTTCGAGTTCGCGATCCGCACCGCCATCTCCCAGGTCGACCTCGACACCGTCGAGGGCCAGGTCACCGCGCTGCGGATGGCCGCCCCGGTGGTCGCCCGCATCCGCGACCGGGCGATGCGGCCCGAGTACGCGCGGCGGCTGTCCGGCTGGCTGGGGATGGACGAGGGCACGGTGCTGCGGGCCGTGCACGACGCCGCCCGCAGCGAGGGGCGCGCCGCCCAGCGGACGGAGCCGCAGCGGCCCGCCCCGGAGACCCCGGCCGCCGGAGCCGCGGGCGAGGAGCCTGCGATCCCGGCCGCCCGCCTCGCGGATGTGGTCAGCCCCCGCGACCCCGTGGGCCAGGTCGAGACCCAGTCGCTCGCGGTGATGCTCCAGGCCCCGCGGCTACTGGAGGCCGAGAAGGTCGCCACCCTGCCGGACGACGCCTTCCACGTCTCGGCGCTGCAGGGAGTCTGGGACGTGATGCTCGCCGCCGGCACCCTGCTGGATGCCGTGGAGGGGCAGCTCCATGCCGCCCGCTATCTCGAACAGGTCCTGGAGATCGCCGGTGAGACGGTGCGCCCGCTGATCGTGGAGATCGCGAACCTCGACCTGCCGGCGCGGGACGAGGACGGGCTGCGGCGCCTCGCGCATTCCCTGCTGGACCGGCTCGCGGAGCTGTCCCTCACCCGCGAGTACTCGGTGCTCAAGCAGCGCCTGCAGCGCACCGACCCCTCCGACGCCGAGCGCCACCAGGAGATCATGGCGCGTCTGGCTCAGGTGCAGGGCCGCCGCCGAGCGCTGCGTGCGCTGCAGGACTGA